CCTGGTGCCGATGAGGTACGGCACCGGCCGGATGGCCATCGTCTCGAGCGCGTCGATCTCCTCGGAGACCCGCATCGCGCCCAGTTGCGCGGTCGAACCCGCCCCGATGGTCGCGGCCAGGCCGATGCCGGAGATCACCGGCGCCGCGATGCGCACGTTGAGGAAGGCGGAGAAGAAGCCGGTCAGCGCCTCGACGCCGATGTTGCCCAGCGAGCTGTAGCCCTGCACGGCGATGGTGCCGCCGGAGAACAGCGTCAGGAACCCGACGATCACCACCGTGCCGCCGATCACCGCCAGCGCACCGGTGCCCATGCTGATCTCGGCGATCAGCCGGATGGTCTCGGTGCGGTAGTGCATCAGTGCCCGGGGGATCGAGGCCAGCGCCTGGGCGTAGAACACCGCGTGCTTGCCCACCGAGTCGAGCGAATCCGACATGCGCCGGACCCGGCGCACCGCCCGGGGGAAGCGGGACTGGATCACGAAGGCCATCGCGTCACCGCACCGTGAACTTGATGCCGACCGCGGTGACCACGACGTTCACCACGAACAGGGCCATGAAGGCGAAGACGACGGTCTGGTTCACCGCATCACCGACACTCTTGGGACCGCCTTTGACGTTGAGCCCGAGATAGCAGGCCACCAGTCCGGCGATGAGCCCGAACAAGCCCGCCTTCACCTCGGAGATGATCAGCTCGGGCAGGTGGGTGAGCAGCGTGATGCCGTTGACGAAGGCGCCGGGGTTCACGTCCTGCAGGTACACCGAGAACAGGAAGCCGCCGACGATGCCGATGGTGCACACCAGGCTGTTGAGCATGAGCGCGACGAACATCGAGGCGAGCACGCGCGGCACCACCAGGCGCTGGACCGGGTTGATGCCGAGCACCCGCATCGCGTCGATCTCCTCGCGGATGGTGCG
This sequence is a window from Nocardia farcinica. Protein-coding genes within it:
- a CDS encoding MlaE family ABC transporter permease, with translation MNEVLAVPLRAVGGFFELSADVARASVRRPFQAREFIDQSWFIARVSIVPTLLVAIPFTVLVSFTLNILLREIGAADLSGAGAAFGAVTQVGPIVTVLIVAGAGATAICADLGARTIREEIDAMRVLGINPVQRLVVPRVLASMFVALMLNSLVCTIGIVGGFLFSVYLQDVNPGAFVNGITLLTHLPELIISEVKAGLFGLIAGLVACYLGLNVKGGPKSVGDAVNQTVVFAFMALFVVNVVVTAVGIKFTVR
- a CDS encoding MlaE family ABC transporter permease, translated to MAFVIQSRFPRAVRRVRRMSDSLDSVGKHAVFYAQALASIPRALMHYRTETIRLIAEISMGTGALAVIGGTVVIVGFLTLFSGGTIAVQGYSSLGNIGVEALTGFFSAFLNVRIAAPVISGIGLAATIGAGSTAQLGAMRVSEEIDALETMAIRPVPYLIGTRVLAGMIAIVPLYALAVIASFFAARFATVVIYGQSAGVYDHYFSTFLIPSDILWSFAQAILMALAVMMIHTYYGYFAAGGPVGVGVAVGNAVRASLVAVVTVTLLMSLAIYGTSGNFNLSG